A genomic region of Nitrosomonas ureae contains the following coding sequences:
- the hisC gene encoding histidinol-phosphate transaminase, producing the protein MNLCDFAPEYIRSIQPYQPGKPISELAREMGLDEAHIIKLASNENPLGTSPLALDAIINTLHDIALYPDGSGYELKAALSKRYQLDPEQIILGNGSNDVLDLAARVFLKPGATAVYSQHAFAVYPLVVKMIGANGISVPARDYGHDLPAMLDAITPETRIVFIASPNNPTGTLSSEEELFRFMERVSRDVLVVIDEAYYEYLPEANKPDSISWLKQFSNLLLTRTFSKAYGLAGVRVGFGLTHPHVANLMNRVRQPFNVSSIGLVGALAALHDAEFVQRSYALNRAGMLQLTDGFRRMSIEYIPSYGNFISFGIKGDPSNTMKVYQNLLHQGIIVRPLGIYEMPNHLRVTVGLEAQNKRFLEALELALSELN; encoded by the coding sequence ATGAATCTTTGTGACTTTGCTCCGGAATATATCCGCTCGATCCAACCCTATCAACCCGGCAAACCCATTTCCGAACTTGCACGGGAAATGGGCTTGGATGAAGCACATATAATCAAACTCGCCTCCAACGAGAATCCGCTCGGCACCAGCCCACTCGCATTAGATGCAATAATAAATACATTGCACGATATCGCACTTTATCCAGACGGCAGCGGCTACGAATTGAAAGCTGCGCTCTCCAAGCGCTATCAACTTGATCCGGAACAAATTATCCTGGGTAATGGTTCGAATGATGTATTAGATCTGGCTGCTCGCGTATTTCTAAAACCGGGTGCCACTGCTGTATATTCGCAACATGCTTTTGCCGTTTATCCATTAGTGGTAAAGATGATCGGCGCCAATGGCATATCGGTTCCGGCTCGCGATTATGGTCATGACTTACCGGCGATGCTGGATGCCATCACGCCGGAAACACGCATCGTATTTATTGCCAGTCCCAATAACCCTACTGGCACCCTATCCAGCGAAGAAGAGCTATTCCGATTTATGGAACGTGTATCCCGTGATGTATTAGTCGTTATAGATGAAGCCTATTACGAATACTTACCCGAGGCGAACAAACCGGATAGTATTAGCTGGCTAAAGCAGTTCTCCAACTTGCTGCTCACGCGGACTTTCTCCAAAGCATACGGCTTAGCCGGTGTACGTGTTGGATTCGGCCTGACACATCCGCATGTGGCTAATTTGATGAATCGCGTACGCCAACCTTTCAATGTCAGCAGCATTGGCCTGGTAGGTGCTCTGGCTGCATTGCACGATGCCGAATTCGTGCAACGTTCATACGCGCTGAACCGTGCGGGTATGCTGCAACTCACCGATGGTTTCCGCAGGATGAGCATTGAATATATTCCTTCATATGGCAATTTCATCAGTTTCGGCATCAAAGGCGATCCATCCAACACCATGAAAGTTTATCAGAATCTATTGCACCAAGGCATCATTGTACGCCCGCTCGGTATCTATGAAATGCCTAATCATCTTCGGGTTACGGTTGGATTGGAAGCGCAAAACAAACGATTTCTGGAAGCACTGGAACTGGCGTTAAGTGAATTGAATTAA
- a CDS encoding universal stress protein, protein MNNYQNILLAVDFSGFEHAVADKAKSLAVQFNAQLHILHVLDNIPMPDTPYGSIIPLNESSSYELLETEKRKLIQISNELNITPECCWMIWGEPQEEITQLAVKQGIDLIVVGSHGRHGLAVLLGSTAKGVLYHAKCDILAVHLEDH, encoded by the coding sequence ATGAACAATTATCAAAACATCTTACTTGCTGTTGATTTCTCCGGATTCGAACATGCTGTTGCAGATAAAGCGAAATCCCTTGCAGTACAATTCAATGCACAACTTCACATCCTTCATGTATTGGATAATATTCCTATGCCAGACACACCTTATGGATCAATTATCCCTCTCAATGAAAGCTCATCCTATGAACTGCTGGAAACGGAGAAAAGAAAATTGATTCAAATCAGCAACGAATTGAACATTACGCCAGAGTGCTGTTGGATGATATGGGGAGAGCCGCAGGAAGAAATTACTCAGCTTGCCGTGAAGCAAGGTATTGACTTGATTGTCGTGGGTTCCCATGGACGGCACGGTCTTGCCGTATTATTGGGCTCCACAGCAAAGGGAGTTCTATATCATGCGAAATGCGATATATTGGCTGTTCATCTGGAAGATCATTAG
- the pheA gene encoding prephenate dehydratase translates to MSEELKQLRNQIDIIDDELLLLISKRADLAQQIGKIKKSGIIYRPEREAQILTRMQEQNPGPISSKHIKQLFIEIMSVCRALEKPMSVAYLGPSGTFSEDAALKRFGNAISTLACDSIDEVFRAVESDSANYGVVPVENSTEGAVGRTMDLLLQTSLIICGEIQLAIHQFLMAQQTGLSHIKKIYTHPQSFAQCHQWLKVNLPQISDIAFVTTVSNAEAARQAAADAHAAAIASKRAAELFGLSICAGNIEDDPKNTTRFLVIGKQLVDASGKDKTSLIMSTNNHSGAIYKLLEPLARYGVSMSRLESRPSRAGLWQYVFFVDIEGHQQDQKVAAALVELRNKAAFLKILGSYPVT, encoded by the coding sequence ATGTCAGAAGAACTCAAACAATTACGCAATCAGATTGACATCATTGACGATGAACTGCTCCTGCTGATAAGCAAACGCGCCGACCTGGCACAGCAAATCGGCAAGATTAAAAAGAGCGGCATTATTTATCGTCCTGAACGTGAAGCGCAAATACTGACACGGATGCAAGAACAGAATCCCGGCCCCATCAGTAGCAAACACATCAAACAGCTATTTATCGAAATTATGTCGGTATGCCGCGCCTTGGAAAAACCAATGAGTGTAGCTTATCTCGGACCTAGCGGTACTTTTTCGGAAGATGCGGCGTTAAAACGTTTTGGTAACGCCATTTCAACCCTGGCATGTGATTCTATCGATGAAGTATTTCGTGCTGTGGAATCAGATTCAGCTAATTACGGCGTGGTGCCAGTGGAAAATTCTACTGAGGGCGCAGTGGGCAGAACCATGGATTTATTGCTGCAAACCTCACTGATCATTTGCGGTGAAATTCAACTGGCTATCCATCAATTTTTAATGGCACAACAAACCGGATTATCACACATCAAAAAAATATATACTCACCCGCAATCTTTCGCGCAATGTCATCAATGGCTAAAAGTCAATTTGCCGCAAATTTCCGATATTGCTTTTGTCACTACCGTCAGTAATGCAGAAGCAGCCCGGCAGGCAGCAGCGGATGCACATGCAGCGGCCATAGCGAGCAAGCGAGCTGCCGAATTATTCGGGCTTTCCATCTGTGCCGGAAACATCGAAGATGATCCAAAAAATACCACGCGTTTTCTCGTTATCGGTAAACAGCTAGTAGATGCCTCGGGAAAAGATAAAACTTCTTTGATCATGTCGACCAACAACCATTCCGGAGCAATTTATAAATTGCTTGAGCCGCTGGCGCGATATGGTGTCAGCATGAGCCGTTTGGAGTCGCGTCCATCGCGCGCAGGGCTATGGCAATATGTTTTCTTTGTGGATATTGAAGGACACCAACAAGATCAAAAAGTGGCTGCTGCATTGGTAGAATTACGTAACAAAGCAGCTTTTCTGAAAATCCTCGGATCGTATCCAGTAACATAA
- a CDS encoding outer membrane protein assembly factor BamD — MLHSLALFLVLGLSACGLLPDRTDDQEDWSANKFYSEAKEKLNDGSYPAAIKLYETLESRYPYGRIAQQAQLEVAYAHYKNDEPASAIAAADRFIKLHPNHANVDYAYYIKGLANFNEGWGMLGFLLKGPFKQDMSERDPKASYESFEIFKELVTRFPESKYAADSRQRMAYLLNLLAMGEIHTARYYMKRKAYIAAANRAQNAVKEYPPTPATEEALYIMIRAYEALEMYDLRDDAERVMRINFPDSIFLAELPEVGAKSWWEFWKN; from the coding sequence ATGTTACATAGTTTAGCTTTATTTCTGGTTTTAGGGTTGTCAGCATGCGGTTTGTTGCCCGATCGTACGGATGATCAAGAGGATTGGTCTGCCAATAAGTTTTATTCGGAAGCAAAAGAAAAATTGAATGATGGTAGTTACCCTGCAGCTATTAAGCTCTATGAAACTTTAGAATCGCGCTATCCTTATGGGAGAATTGCTCAACAAGCACAGCTTGAAGTTGCTTACGCACACTATAAAAATGATGAGCCTGCTTCGGCAATTGCAGCTGCTGATCGATTTATCAAATTGCACCCTAATCACGCGAATGTTGATTATGCATATTATATCAAAGGGCTAGCAAATTTTAATGAAGGCTGGGGGATGCTGGGTTTTTTGCTGAAGGGACCATTTAAACAGGATATGAGCGAGCGTGATCCCAAAGCCTCGTATGAGTCATTTGAAATTTTCAAGGAATTGGTTACCCGTTTTCCGGAAAGTAAATATGCGGCAGACTCTAGGCAACGTATGGCGTATTTGCTTAATTTACTTGCGATGGGTGAAATTCATACGGCACGATATTACATGAAACGTAAAGCTTATATTGCAGCTGCTAATCGGGCGCAGAATGCCGTCAAGGAGTATCCTCCTACGCCGGCGACGGAAGAAGCCTTGTATATAATGATCAGAGCGTATGAAGCACTGGAAATGTATGATTTACGGGATGACGCAGAACGTGTGATGCGAATTAATTTCCCGGATAGCATTTTTCTTGCGGAATTACCCGAGGTGGGTGCTAAATCGTGGTGGGAGTTTTGGAAAAACTGA
- a CDS encoding FecR domain-containing protein, translated as MLGLMTWYFGKPDNVRFFETNSEEQLTAAIAHGIDMELDTQSSIAVKEGQPLQVELLKGNVYFDIRKNAVNQLEVKIGNTIIKDFGTRFSIQLHKGGGRHIAVADGYIKVHVASGVYQISAFEQADFDDTGISKHRLIAERDIAPWRSQQ; from the coding sequence ATGCTGGGCCTGATGACTTGGTATTTTGGTAAACCTGATAATGTCCGATTTTTTGAAACAAATTCAGAAGAACAGCTTACCGCTGCAATAGCCCATGGTATCGATATGGAACTGGATACACAGAGCTCTATAGCAGTCAAAGAAGGTCAACCGCTGCAGGTGGAGTTGCTCAAGGGAAATGTTTATTTTGATATTCGGAAGAATGCCGTCAATCAGCTTGAAGTGAAAATTGGCAATACTATTATTAAAGATTTCGGCACCCGTTTCAGTATCCAATTGCATAAAGGTGGCGGCCGCCATATTGCAGTTGCCGATGGTTATATTAAGGTACACGTAGCTTCCGGGGTTTATCAGATCAGTGCGTTTGAACAGGCTGATTTTGATGATACCGGTATCAGCAAGCATCGGTTGATAGCTGAACGCGATATCGCACCTTGGCGCTCGCAACAATAA
- a CDS encoding porin → MEPKTINKNQMFRAVTGGLLLISMSASGVYANSMTSSNSFMEALKSTGITAGGWIQGGATFNPSSTHGFNGPVTFTDQANRFQLNQLNFFVERAVKTEGTGWDIGFRADFLFGTDAIFTQAYGNPAFDVNNGRPLADRGNWDLDICCNSSRTYGIAIPQAYAEIYAPVGNGLNVKVGHFYTPIGFESVPAPNNFFYSHAYTMQYGEPFTHTGVLGNYTVTKNFTAMAGTIGGSGTGGWDGNFDKQMENWGGIGGVTWTSDDSNTSLNVSGTGSTTSTRNSSFWGMYSIVLQHKFTDKTHLIVQHDHGFADNVILFNNVYNGVIKDAEWYGVNSHFYYDVTPNVSVGVRAEWFRDRDGFRVFAPGRVTAATNHLGTSYASNIGLLGTSTPADYYAVTIGANWKALRTLKMGWQGMKNLNIRPNIRYDRVDALHESLQASAYRPFGGNKDQILFSLDAVLPF, encoded by the coding sequence ATGGAACCTAAAACGATCAATAAAAACCAGATGTTTCGTGCCGTTACTGGAGGATTGTTATTAATCAGCATGAGTGCGTCTGGTGTTTATGCTAACAGCATGACAAGTAGTAATAGTTTTATGGAAGCACTCAAAAGTACTGGTATCACAGCTGGTGGTTGGATTCAGGGTGGTGCGACATTTAATCCCAGTTCAACTCATGGGTTCAATGGTCCGGTCACTTTTACTGATCAGGCAAATAGATTCCAGCTGAATCAATTGAATTTCTTTGTGGAACGTGCAGTAAAAACGGAAGGCACCGGCTGGGATATTGGTTTCCGCGCTGATTTTTTATTCGGTACCGATGCAATTTTTACTCAGGCCTATGGTAATCCGGCATTTGATGTAAACAATGGAAGACCTCTGGCAGATCGGGGTAATTGGGATCTGGATATATGTTGTAATTCAAGTCGCACTTATGGCATTGCAATTCCGCAGGCTTATGCTGAGATTTATGCGCCAGTTGGTAATGGATTGAATGTTAAGGTAGGGCATTTTTATACCCCGATAGGTTTTGAATCGGTTCCTGCTCCTAACAACTTCTTTTATTCACATGCCTATACCATGCAGTACGGCGAGCCTTTCACACATACCGGTGTACTGGGTAATTACACAGTCACTAAGAACTTCACTGCGATGGCGGGTACAATCGGCGGTAGTGGAACCGGTGGCTGGGATGGCAATTTCGATAAGCAAATGGAAAACTGGGGCGGGATCGGGGGTGTTACCTGGACCAGCGATGATAGCAATACCTCCCTCAATGTCAGTGGTACCGGCAGTACGACATCTACTCGTAATAGTAGCTTCTGGGGTATGTACAGTATTGTCTTGCAGCATAAATTTACAGACAAAACTCATTTAATAGTGCAACATGATCACGGTTTTGCTGATAACGTAATACTATTCAATAATGTCTATAACGGTGTCATTAAAGATGCAGAATGGTATGGGGTTAATTCGCATTTTTACTATGATGTGACTCCTAATGTGTCTGTGGGTGTCCGTGCTGAATGGTTTCGTGATCGGGATGGCTTTCGCGTTTTTGCACCGGGCAGGGTGACTGCAGCAACCAATCATCTTGGAACTAGCTATGCAAGTAACATTGGTTTATTAGGCACCAGTACACCTGCAGATTACTATGCGGTAACCATCGGTGCTAACTGGAAGGCTCTTAGAACGCTTAAAATGGGGTGGCAGGGGATGAAAAATTTGAATATCCGTCCGAATATCCGCTATGACCGTGTAGATGCGCTGCATGAATCGCTTCAGGCGTCCGCTTACCGGCCTTTTGGTGGTAATAAAGACCAGATTCTCTTCTCACTGGACGCGGTACTGCCTTTCTAA
- a CDS encoding response regulator gives MTQLSKRIRVLIVDDCVCIRTTLRAMLNSDEYVVAGELSNGENILATIAMLDPDIICLDHLLPNKDGMLLLGEIRTAYPNLPVVMITGSDDTTLQHVATMLGIDGFINKPFSQKKIFDVLQEITHAKKQLMILSRKYSFPEDNTCHTKAVVADDSRTVRRLLITILTQMGIEVVGEAYDGMQATELVAEHKPDIACLDFDLPTMNGIEALKIIRSKNDTTKVVMTTTLASRELLKLAMSAGAAGFIIKPFYPNTLKQNISRILAS, from the coding sequence ATGACTCAATTATCCAAAAGAATTCGGGTCCTCATCGTGGACGATTGTGTATGTATTCGCACCACATTACGAGCAATGTTGAACAGCGATGAGTATGTAGTTGCAGGAGAATTGAGTAATGGTGAGAACATTCTTGCAACAATTGCAATGCTGGATCCGGATATCATCTGCCTTGATCATTTATTACCCAACAAAGATGGTATGCTTCTTTTGGGCGAAATCCGCACTGCATATCCTAACCTCCCTGTGGTAATGATTACGGGAAGCGATGACACCACATTGCAACATGTTGCGACCATGTTGGGGATTGATGGATTTATCAATAAGCCATTTTCTCAGAAAAAAATCTTTGATGTACTGCAAGAAATAACTCACGCAAAAAAACAGTTAATGATCCTGTCTAGAAAGTATAGTTTCCCCGAGGATAATACCTGTCACACAAAAGCCGTTGTTGCCGATGATAGCCGCACAGTGCGACGATTGTTGATAACAATTTTGACACAAATGGGAATCGAAGTAGTCGGGGAAGCCTATGATGGCATGCAAGCCACCGAACTGGTAGCAGAACACAAACCCGATATTGCATGTCTGGATTTCGATCTGCCAACGATGAATGGAATAGAAGCCTTAAAAATTATACGCAGTAAAAATGATACAACAAAGGTCGTAATGACAACAACATTAGCTAGCCGAGAATTGCTCAAACTAGCTATGAGCGCAGGAGCTGCAGGTTTTATCATAAAACCCTTTTACCCGAATACACTCAAGCAAAATATCTCACGAATACTGGCAAGTTAA
- a CDS encoding alpha/beta hydrolase: protein MLHKLFFQILAFIITIILGIFTIGTVLTASAPTAVGILTTDFPVESVQIPAADGPTVHGWMIYGKPGNGVVLLVHSMRSNRVEMLSRARFLKDQGFSVLLIDMQAHGETAGDRITFGLHESRNVEAAITFLQETFPFERIGALGTSLGAAAIVLAKQELRLNAVILESLHPTIEEAVENRLKLYFGDYGSLLLPLMLWQLSFHLDISMDELSPIFRINNLHSPLLFISGTDDMHTTQSETERLFEAARMPKDLWIVPGAKHFNMHTYAGREYEQHVTAFLSKYLRKHDHEQ from the coding sequence ATGCTACACAAACTATTTTTTCAGATTCTGGCCTTTATTATCACAATCATACTTGGCATATTTACTATCGGTACAGTTTTGACTGCATCGGCACCGACTGCTGTAGGAATATTGACTACAGATTTTCCAGTTGAATCAGTGCAGATTCCTGCTGCGGACGGGCCCACCGTGCATGGTTGGATGATTTATGGAAAACCGGGGAATGGCGTGGTATTACTGGTACATTCAATGCGCAGCAATCGAGTCGAAATGCTAAGCCGGGCACGGTTCTTGAAGGATCAAGGCTTTAGCGTTTTGCTCATTGACATGCAAGCCCATGGAGAAACTGCCGGGGATCGTATCACCTTTGGTTTGCATGAATCCAGAAATGTAGAAGCGGCAATCACTTTTCTACAAGAAACATTTCCATTCGAACGAATAGGTGCACTTGGTACTTCTTTGGGCGCCGCGGCTATAGTATTGGCTAAGCAAGAATTGAGATTGAATGCTGTTATTCTCGAGTCGCTTCACCCCACGATTGAAGAAGCTGTCGAGAATCGTCTGAAGTTGTATTTTGGAGACTATGGATCGCTATTATTACCCCTGATGCTATGGCAATTATCTTTTCATCTGGATATTTCTATGGATGAGTTAAGCCCAATTTTCCGAATTAATAATCTTCATTCACCCCTATTGTTTATTTCTGGAACCGATGATATGCATACCACTCAATCGGAAACCGAAAGACTCTTTGAGGCTGCCCGAATGCCAAAAGACCTATGGATTGTGCCTGGCGCAAAACATTTTAATATGCATACCTATGCCGGAAGAGAATATGAACAACATGTTACCGCTTTTCTATCAAAATATCTAAGAAAGCATGATCACGAGCAATAA
- a CDS encoding CAAX prenyl protease-related protein → MFDRANFCRIAPFGAYVFFMILEDVLLKFGWEANDLRMLYAVKITVVIGLLWAMRSAYSELHWPINSSFRTWLIAIVAGILVFVAWINLIADWMVMGEAVGFDPRDNNEMDWFLVTVRLIGAVLVVPVMEELFWRSFLMRWLVHPNFLAVNPAQVEVKAFCITAILFAIAHSLWLAGLFAGIVYNMLYMRSGTLWSPILAHATTNGILGIWIIYTGSWGFW, encoded by the coding sequence ATGTTTGATCGTGCTAATTTTTGTCGCATAGCGCCTTTCGGTGCTTATGTCTTTTTCATGATACTGGAGGACGTGCTATTGAAATTTGGCTGGGAAGCTAATGACTTACGTATGCTCTATGCAGTCAAAATCACTGTCGTGATCGGGTTACTTTGGGCGATGCGAAGTGCTTATAGCGAACTGCATTGGCCGATCAATAGCAGTTTTCGCACCTGGTTAATTGCAATAGTCGCGGGTATCCTAGTGTTTGTTGCCTGGATCAATTTGATTGCAGACTGGATGGTAATGGGAGAGGCAGTTGGTTTTGATCCACGCGATAATAATGAAATGGATTGGTTTCTGGTTACTGTAAGGTTGATCGGTGCGGTTCTGGTGGTTCCCGTAATGGAAGAGTTATTCTGGCGGTCATTTCTGATGCGCTGGCTTGTTCACCCGAATTTTCTTGCTGTAAATCCCGCGCAAGTTGAAGTAAAGGCTTTCTGTATTACGGCAATACTTTTCGCAATCGCGCACAGCTTATGGTTGGCCGGATTGTTTGCCGGTATTGTCTATAATATGTTGTATATGCGCAGCGGGACATTGTGGTCTCCCATTCTTGCACACGCTACGACCAATGGGATACTAGGCATTTGGATTATCTATACAGGTAGTTGGGGTTTTTGGTAA
- a CDS encoding flagellar brake domain-containing protein, whose protein sequence is MYKQNLKNELPGSTHDSSEKINFEDMHLKVGQKMHLALSNTNSGKPSNPYATSMIGYVQNSTLMVTMPLSAQLIGEPFVEEDQVHVRLVNGQNAYKFSVYIDKIIKIPFKYLHLSFPKNIQGQSIRKSRRIKCDYQTTIAENSISANIVDLSIYGAGINSILPLGTLNSVVTLSFTILVHDREIPIFIKAIIKSTKQSYKNDQKLIFSGVEFTEIKPDQELTLRHLIYQEIVEHPERAI, encoded by the coding sequence ATGTATAAACAAAATTTAAAAAATGAGCTTCCCGGATCAACCCATGATTCCTCAGAAAAAATCAATTTTGAAGATATGCACCTCAAAGTGGGTCAAAAAATGCATTTGGCTTTATCAAATACTAATTCTGGTAAACCCAGCAATCCATACGCAACATCTATGATCGGTTATGTGCAAAATAGTACGTTAATGGTGACCATGCCATTATCAGCCCAATTAATCGGGGAACCCTTCGTTGAAGAAGATCAGGTGCACGTACGTTTAGTTAATGGGCAAAATGCCTATAAATTTTCGGTGTATATCGACAAAATCATAAAAATACCATTTAAATATTTACACTTATCTTTCCCTAAAAATATACAAGGGCAGAGTATACGTAAATCACGAAGAATTAAATGCGATTATCAGACCACCATCGCTGAAAATTCTATTTCAGCCAATATCGTGGACCTCAGTATTTACGGCGCTGGGATCAATTCGATCCTTCCTTTGGGAACATTAAATTCAGTGGTAACTTTATCTTTTACTATCTTAGTGCACGACAGAGAGATACCAATATTCATTAAAGCTATCATCAAATCTACTAAACAAAGCTACAAGAATGATCAAAAATTAATCTTTTCGGGGGTCGAGTTTACTGAAATAAAGCCAGATCAGGAACTTACATTAAGGCATCTGATTTATCAGGAAATAGTTGAACATCCTGAGAGAGCAATTTAA
- the rluD gene encoding 23S rRNA pseudouridine(1911/1915/1917) synthase RluD, which yields MINSVKNKDSTGDYNVKPQAAVSDELTTNVVNLTIPTNYAGSRLDQALAKLVPNWSRSRLQTWIVEKRILVNGQISTAKQLVWGNEHVEIFPLKIAAESPFVAEAIHLNIIEEDETLIIINKPAGLVTHPGNGNWQGTLLNALLHHAPELKNIPRAGIVHRLDKNTTGLLVIAKTLAAQTSLVRQLQQRIVKRDYLALVLGEIKQAGNIDAPIGRHPIHRTKMTITSKGKPARTHYQVIENFEGCTLLQCSLETGRTHQIRVHLNAIGHALVGDPVYGGKPGKTARAIAQILTDFPRQALHAQKLALIHPRTEQINQWETPTPEDINDLLQILRKKK from the coding sequence ATGATAAATTCCGTAAAAAACAAAGATTCAACGGGCGATTATAACGTAAAGCCTCAAGCGGCAGTAAGCGACGAATTAACAACGAATGTTGTAAATTTAACGATCCCGACTAATTATGCAGGTTCGCGCCTTGATCAAGCTTTAGCAAAGCTTGTGCCGAATTGGTCGCGCAGCCGTCTGCAAACCTGGATCGTTGAAAAAAGAATTCTTGTGAATGGGCAAATATCTACGGCTAAACAACTTGTATGGGGAAACGAACATGTCGAAATTTTCCCTCTGAAGATCGCGGCTGAATCACCTTTTGTGGCTGAAGCTATTCATTTAAACATCATTGAAGAAGATGAAACGCTCATTATCATCAACAAACCTGCCGGCCTGGTAACTCATCCGGGCAATGGTAACTGGCAAGGCACCTTGCTTAATGCGCTACTGCATCATGCTCCAGAACTGAAAAATATACCGCGCGCGGGTATTGTTCATCGTTTGGACAAAAATACTACCGGGCTGCTCGTTATCGCAAAAACCCTAGCTGCGCAAACAAGTCTCGTACGCCAACTGCAACAGCGCATAGTAAAAAGGGATTATCTGGCATTGGTTCTGGGGGAAATCAAACAAGCGGGAAATATCGATGCGCCGATTGGTCGTCACCCCATTCATCGGACCAAAATGACCATCACATCCAAAGGTAAACCTGCGCGCACGCACTATCAAGTCATCGAAAATTTTGAGGGTTGCACATTACTGCAATGCAGTCTTGAAACCGGCCGTACGCACCAAATCCGGGTGCATTTAAACGCCATCGGACATGCCTTGGTAGGCGACCCTGTTTATGGTGGCAAACCTGGTAAAACAGCACGAGCGATTGCTCAAATATTGACAGATTTTCCGCGACAAGCACTGCATGCTCAAAAACTTGCATTGATCCACCCCAGAACTGAACAAATCAATCAGTGGGAAACCCCCACCCCAGAAGACATTAATGACTTGCTGCAGATATTACGGAAAAAAAAATGA
- a CDS encoding prephenate dehydrogenase: MTHIAALNKLVIIGVGLIGGSFAQALRNAGLVKHIVGIGRSQKNMQYAIELGVIDEIASDIASALHHADLVFLAMPVGQTQHIMEKIAPHLQANTIVTDAGSTKQDVIAAAHHSLSMQSRHHFVPGHPIAGAEHSGVQAAQPDLYLNKHVILTPLPETSADAIERVYQLWQVCGAQVSLMPANEHDQILAATSHLPHILAFTLMNHLSNTNQPENMLRFAGSGFRDFTRIASSSPEMWRDICLANRAALLKQIDRYRDELKVLQVILSTNDAEALEENFSRARSLRDEWLKNSI; this comes from the coding sequence ATGACACATATCGCAGCACTCAACAAACTGGTTATTATAGGGGTAGGCCTGATCGGCGGTTCATTTGCACAGGCACTGCGCAACGCCGGTCTGGTCAAGCATATCGTCGGCATTGGCCGCAGCCAGAAAAACATGCAATATGCCATTGAGCTTGGGGTAATTGATGAAATTGCAAGCGATATCGCTTCTGCCCTACATCATGCTGACTTGGTATTCCTTGCGATGCCGGTAGGCCAAACCCAGCACATCATGGAAAAAATCGCCCCACATCTGCAGGCCAACACCATCGTCACCGACGCTGGCAGCACCAAGCAAGATGTAATCGCTGCTGCACATCACTCTCTTTCGATGCAAAGTCGTCATCATTTTGTCCCCGGCCACCCGATCGCCGGCGCAGAACACAGCGGTGTACAAGCCGCGCAACCTGATTTATATCTTAATAAACATGTGATTTTAACCCCGTTACCGGAAACCAGTGCCGACGCTATCGAACGGGTGTATCAGTTATGGCAGGTCTGCGGCGCACAAGTATCGTTGATGCCTGCAAATGAACACGACCAAATCCTCGCCGCCACCAGTCACTTACCACATATTCTCGCCTTCACATTGATGAATCACCTTAGTAACACCAATCAACCCGAAAATATGCTGCGTTTCGCCGGCAGCGGCTTTCGTGACTTCACCCGCATCGCCAGCAGTTCCCCAGAAATGTGGCGCGATATCTGCCTGGCAAATCGCGCGGCTTTGCTCAAGCAAATTGATAGATATCGGGATGAATTGAAGGTACTGCAAGTAATATTAAGCACTAATGATGCAGAGGCACTGGAAGAAAATTTTTCTCGAGCACGAAGCCTGCGCGATGAATGGCTGAAAAATAGCATCTAA